TAAAATATACTCCTTCGTAACATAATTATTTGCTCCCGGTGTGACAATAATGCGATTATCGTGATCATGAAGAATAATAGTGGCCACGCCTGTGGCACAGTCTGTAACCGGTTCCACATTTGACATAATAACACGATTATCAGTTAGATTTTTTAGCAATACTTCTCCAAATGCATCATCTCCCACACGTCCAATAAGATGTACATCAGCACCTAGGCGAGCAGCGGCCACCGCCTGATTAGCACCTTTACCTCCGGGAACCGTCATAAAGTGATTGCCTATAACGGTTTCTCCTTGTACTGGAAACGAGTTCGTTTGTGTGACTAAGTCCATATTTAAACTACCTATAACCGTAACAATCGGTTTTTTCATACGATCACTCTCCTCATCTAAGTCGTTTCCCTAGCTATTAATGTCACTGGCAACTCGTAGTACATGGATGGCATCGGTTGTTTCTCTATTTGCTTTATAAGCAGTCTTGCTGAGAGCGCACCCATTTTATAAATAGATTGTTCCACTGTGGATAACGCCGGTACAAGCATTTTTCCTAACGGGATGCCATCAAAGCCTATAAGTCTTATATCAGTAGGGATTTTTTTATTTAAGGTATGGGCCGCTTTCATCACACCTGCTGCAGTCACATCACTTCCGGCAAACACGCCATCAACTTGCGGGTAAGTTGTAAACAATTCTCGGGCGGTAGCTTCGGCTTTATCGATATGAAACTCTGCCTCTAACACGACATGTTCCACTCTGTGCCGTTTAACCACTTCCATAAATCCTTTATAACGTTCGTCAGCTGTCTTAACACCTTTTGGACCTCTTAAATGAGCCAAATAGCGGCACCCTTTTGCTAACAGATGCTCTGTCGCTTCACAGGCTCCCTGTTTATTTTCAGAGACGACTGTAGGAATATGATCGCCAATCCGCCTATCTAGCGCAACCATTGGCAAATCCAACCGATCATAATCTTTAGGCGTTAAGCTGCTCGTCGTTAAAATAATGCCATCAATATATTTTTGTTTCAAGGCCTCAAAATATTTCTTCTCTTTCGCTACCTCTTCATCAGAGTTACATAACACAACTGTGTAACCATACGTGAGGGCTACATCTTCAACTGCTCTCGCTAATTCAGGAAAAAACGGGTTCGTAATATCTGGCAGTACTAAGCCGATCATACCTGAAGACTTATTATACAATGTACGTGCTACGGAATTCGGCGTATAGTCAAGTGCCGCAATAGCTGCCATAACCGCTTTTTGCGCCTCTTCACTTACATACCCTTTGTTATTTAAAACGCGAGACACCGTCGCTACTGATACATTTGCTTTTTTTGCTACATCTCGAATTGTCGCCATTGTCATTCCGCCTATCTTTTGTGTAACCGGTTAC
The Salipaludibacillus sp. LMS25 DNA segment above includes these coding regions:
- a CDS encoding LacI family DNA-binding transcriptional regulator; amino-acid sequence: MATIRDVAKKANVSVATVSRVLNNKGYVSEEAQKAVMAAIAALDYTPNSVARTLYNKSSGMIGLVLPDITNPFFPELARAVEDVALTYGYTVVLCNSDEEVAKEKKYFEALKQKYIDGIILTTSSLTPKDYDRLDLPMVALDRRIGDHIPTVVSENKQGACEATEHLLAKGCRYLAHLRGPKGVKTADERYKGFMEVVKRHRVEHVVLEAEFHIDKAEATARELFTTYPQVDGVFAGSDVTAAGVMKAAHTLNKKIPTDIRLIGFDGIPLGKMLVPALSTVEQSIYKMGALSARLLIKQIEKQPMPSMYYELPVTLIARETT